A section of the Solitalea canadensis DSM 3403 genome encodes:
- a CDS encoding TonB-dependent receptor, translating to MRIRLKNIAVLVPLVSTLVVNAQTAKPEPAACDSVCHQLQEVTITAKNNIHNKYFKHYLASTTSSVDDIMARLPGITLIKRGNYALEPTVRGYSAGQINLTIDGMKIMGACTDKMDPATSYIETANLKQLQLQTSGESLQFGSNIGGSLNFKSQEPVIGGEKKLSGFIASGVQSSGTQNNNQLLLNWSEQKFGAKLNATYRKSENYKAGNNQTIPFSQYNKFNLNLAFNYLLADNSTLKTDFIYDDAWDIGYPALPMDVKSAKAIIGGVTYRKYFSNSLFESIEAKIYANAVHHEMDDTKRPDIAMHMDMPGKNNTLGSYIETSIVPFSSHQLTIKGDVYTTYSQAEMTMYANNLPMYMLTLPDNRRTAVGIFVKDDWQVDRTKLLTFNARAEYTQTSLISDLGLQQQQAIGLKPQKVMTDWLKSAGTQFNYRFLPKVSLLASLQYAERAPASIEYLGYYLFNRYDNYDYLGNPDIKTETALKSELKFQYNNDKLLLSLTGFYDRINHYITSTVLKDYSSMTAGANGVKMYTNSDYAIVSGAEATILWQPSTSFEFIASSKYTRGKDNTGMHLPLIPPLKLSSSVSYSLKKLKMELENEWAAAQKNVNPNFGETPTSSWYIMNLRLKYDLKLLKTDLGLTTGVDNLFDKTYAEHLDWGKIPRTGRNFYLSAILNF from the coding sequence ATGCGAATTCGTTTAAAAAACATTGCAGTACTTGTTCCTTTAGTATCTACTCTTGTAGTAAACGCACAAACAGCAAAGCCTGAACCAGCAGCATGCGATAGTGTTTGTCACCAGTTACAAGAAGTAACCATTACTGCAAAAAATAATATACATAACAAGTATTTCAAGCATTACCTTGCAAGTACTACTAGTTCCGTTGATGATATTATGGCCCGGTTGCCGGGTATTACCTTAATCAAGCGTGGTAATTATGCGTTAGAACCTACTGTTAGGGGTTATTCTGCCGGACAAATTAATCTTACAATTGACGGAATGAAAATTATGGGTGCCTGTACCGACAAAATGGATCCGGCAACTTCCTACATTGAAACAGCTAACTTAAAGCAACTACAACTGCAAACAAGTGGCGAATCATTACAATTTGGATCGAACATAGGTGGTTCACTAAATTTCAAATCACAGGAACCGGTTATTGGAGGGGAGAAGAAGCTTTCGGGCTTTATAGCAAGCGGTGTACAAAGTTCTGGAACACAAAACAACAATCAATTATTACTGAATTGGTCGGAGCAAAAGTTTGGTGCAAAACTAAATGCGACCTATCGTAAATCCGAAAATTACAAAGCCGGAAATAATCAAACAATACCATTTTCTCAATACAATAAATTTAACCTGAACCTGGCTTTTAATTATTTACTTGCTGATAATTCAACGTTAAAAACAGATTTTATTTATGATGATGCGTGGGATATTGGTTATCCAGCATTACCAATGGATGTAAAATCAGCAAAAGCAATCATTGGTGGAGTTACCTACCGGAAATATTTCTCCAATTCATTATTCGAATCCATCGAAGCTAAGATCTATGCAAATGCTGTACACCATGAAATGGATGATACAAAACGTCCGGATATTGCCATGCATATGGATATGCCGGGTAAGAATAATACGCTCGGTTCATATATTGAAACCTCAATCGTACCCTTTTCGTCTCATCAACTAACAATTAAAGGTGATGTTTATACCACTTATTCGCAAGCAGAGATGACGATGTATGCAAACAATCTGCCGATGTATATGCTTACGTTACCTGATAACAGGAGAACAGCTGTTGGTATCTTTGTTAAAGATGATTGGCAAGTTGACAGGACTAAACTATTAACATTCAATGCAAGAGCGGAGTATACACAAACATCTCTTATTAGTGATTTAGGCTTACAACAGCAACAAGCGATTGGGCTTAAACCTCAAAAAGTGATGACAGATTGGTTAAAGAGTGCAGGTACTCAGTTTAACTATCGTTTTTTACCTAAAGTAAGTCTTTTAGCTTCATTGCAATATGCTGAAAGGGCTCCGGCATCAATCGAGTATTTGGGATATTATCTCTTTAATCGTTATGATAATTATGATTATTTAGGCAATCCCGACATTAAAACTGAAACAGCTTTAAAAAGTGAATTAAAATTTCAATACAATAACGACAAGCTGTTGTTAAGCCTGACAGGGTTTTATGATCGTATTAATCATTATATAACTAGTACTGTTTTAAAGGACTATAGCAGCATGACCGCAGGTGCCAATGGTGTGAAAATGTATACCAATAGTGACTATGCAATTGTAAGTGGGGCAGAAGCAACTATTTTATGGCAACCTTCAACTTCGTTCGAGTTTATTGCTTCTTCAAAATATACACGGGGGAAAGATAATACCGGAATGCATTTACCCTTAATTCCGCCATTAAAGTTAAGCTCATCAGTTAGCTATTCACTTAAGAAATTAAAAATGGAATTGGAAAATGAATGGGCCGCGGCACAAAAAAATGTGAATCCTAATTTCGGCGAAACCCCGACTTCATCATGGTATATTATGAATCTTCGCCTGAAATATGACCTTAAGTTATTAAAAACCGATTTGGGACTAACAACTGGCGTTGATAATCTATTTGATAAAACCTATGCAGAACATCTTGACTGGGGGAAAATTCCAAGAACCGGAAGGAATTTCTATTTGTCGGCAATATTGAATTTTTAG
- a CDS encoding nitrous oxide reductase accessory protein NosL encodes MKYYKLGVVLLLLLYSCSAKSPEAINYGSDECVHCKMTIMDNKFGAVMLNKNGKSFKFDSAECMIDYSNEKPEHSDSYFVTDFSKAGSYISAREAVFLHGENVKSPMGGNIAAFSSKDDAAKMQQELKGDLLTWEEVKVLRKK; translated from the coding sequence ATGAAATATTATAAGCTTGGAGTAGTATTATTACTGCTACTGTATAGTTGCTCAGCCAAATCTCCCGAAGCAATTAATTATGGTTCGGATGAATGTGTTCATTGTAAAATGACCATAATGGATAATAAGTTCGGAGCTGTAATGCTAAATAAAAACGGTAAGTCGTTTAAGTTTGATTCGGCCGAATGTATGATCGATTATTCTAATGAGAAGCCTGAGCATAGTGATTCTTATTTTGTTACTGATTTTTCTAAAGCCGGTAGCTACATCAGTGCTCGTGAGGCTGTTTTTCTTCATGGAGAAAACGTTAAAAGTCCTATGGGAGGAAATATTGCTGCTTTTAGTTCCAAAGATGATGCCGCAAAAATGCAACAGGAACTTAAAGGTGATTTATTGACCTGGGAAGAAGTGAAGGTGTTAAGGAAGAAATAG
- the nosZ gene encoding Sec-dependent nitrous-oxide reductase — translation MNISTNYTRLMMATAVLSVTFATGCKPKKAESVVSGDAAQKVYVAPGKLDEVYMFASGGFSGQVAAYGLPSGRLLKVIPVFAQNPENGWGYSEETKAMLNTSHGFIPWDDAHHPQLSKTDGADDGRWLFINGNNTPRIARINLATFKTEEIIELPNSGGNHSSPYCTENTEYVVAGTRFSVPIGGNTDVPISTYKENFRGALSFVNVDQANGNMNLAFQLLVPGVDYDLVRSGKGVSHGWMFFTCYNSEQANTLLEVNASQRDKDFVMAVNWKKAEEYIKQGKGKKMPATYYHNKYDEKTHSATSNIMKEVLTLDTRELKDIVYFLPCPKSPHGADVSPDGESIVASGKLAATIPVFSFKKITEAIANKAFEGEFDAVPVIKYEAALRGEVQKPGLGPLHTEFDDKGNAYTSMFVSSEIVKWNLKTLEVVDRIPTYYSIGHLCVVGGDNKKPYGKYVIALNKITKDRYLPTGPELTQSAQLIDITGEKMSLLLDFPTIGEPHYAQACAADIILKNQKKIYNLEENHHPYAAKNEKETKITRNGNRVDVYMTAIRSHLTPDNIEGIKLGDEVYFHVTNLEQDWDVPHGFAIKGAENSELLVMPGETQTIKWTPKATGVFPFYCTDFCSALHQEMQGYARVSPAGSNVALKFGTGDAAPKNEIAKK, via the coding sequence ATGAATATTTCTACAAATTACACCCGGCTAATGATGGCGACAGCAGTGCTGTCGGTCACTTTTGCGACAGGATGTAAGCCTAAAAAAGCAGAAAGTGTGGTTTCAGGTGATGCCGCACAAAAAGTATACGTTGCTCCCGGCAAGTTAGATGAGGTTTATATGTTCGCTTCCGGAGGATTTAGCGGACAGGTAGCTGCCTATGGGTTGCCGTCGGGAAGATTATTAAAAGTTATTCCTGTATTTGCTCAAAACCCTGAAAATGGCTGGGGCTATTCAGAGGAAACAAAAGCGATGTTAAACACGTCTCACGGTTTTATTCCTTGGGATGATGCTCACCACCCTCAGTTATCAAAAACTGACGGAGCAGATGATGGACGTTGGTTGTTTATTAACGGAAATAACACGCCACGTATCGCCCGTATTAATCTGGCAACGTTTAAAACAGAAGAGATTATTGAATTACCTAACTCAGGAGGTAACCACTCTTCACCTTATTGTACCGAAAATACTGAATATGTGGTAGCTGGTACTCGTTTTAGCGTTCCAATTGGTGGCAATACAGATGTTCCGATCAGTACTTATAAAGAAAACTTTAGAGGAGCTCTTTCATTTGTAAATGTTGATCAAGCAAATGGAAATATGAACCTTGCGTTCCAGTTATTAGTTCCGGGTGTCGATTATGACCTGGTAAGAAGTGGAAAAGGTGTTTCTCACGGATGGATGTTTTTCACTTGCTATAATTCTGAACAAGCTAATACGCTATTAGAAGTAAATGCAAGCCAGCGTGATAAAGATTTTGTGATGGCTGTAAACTGGAAAAAAGCAGAGGAATACATTAAACAAGGAAAAGGAAAGAAAATGCCTGCGACCTATTATCATAACAAATATGATGAAAAAACGCATAGTGCAACTTCTAACATAATGAAAGAAGTATTAACGCTTGATACAAGAGAACTAAAAGACATCGTTTACTTCCTTCCTTGTCCTAAATCACCACACGGTGCTGATGTTAGTCCTGATGGAGAAAGCATTGTTGCCAGTGGTAAATTAGCTGCTACTATTCCTGTATTCTCCTTCAAGAAAATAACAGAAGCAATTGCAAACAAAGCATTCGAAGGTGAATTTGATGCTGTTCCGGTTATTAAATATGAAGCTGCTTTACGTGGTGAAGTACAAAAACCAGGCTTAGGTCCTCTTCACACCGAGTTTGATGATAAAGGAAATGCCTATACTTCAATGTTTGTTTCATCTGAAATTGTAAAATGGAACCTTAAAACATTAGAAGTAGTCGACAGAATTCCAACTTATTATTCAATTGGTCACTTATGTGTGGTTGGTGGTGATAATAAAAAACCTTATGGTAAATACGTTATTGCCCTTAACAAAATTACTAAAGACCGTTATTTGCCAACAGGACCTGAGTTAACTCAGTCAGCTCAGTTGATCGATATTACAGGTGAAAAAATGAGCCTGTTGCTTGACTTCCCTACCATTGGTGAACCGCATTATGCGCAAGCATGTGCAGCAGACATCATTCTTAAAAATCAGAAGAAAATCTACAATCTGGAAGAAAATCACCACCCTTACGCTGCTAAAAATGAGAAGGAAACCAAGATTACCAGAAACGGTAACCGTGTAGATGTGTACATGACTGCAATTCGTTCTCACTTAACACCTGATAATATTGAAGGTATTAAATTAGGCGATGAGGTTTATTTCCATGTTACCAACCTTGAGCAAGATTGGGATGTTCCACATGGTTTTGCAATTAAAGGTGCTGAAAACTCAGAATTGCTGGTTATGCCTGGTGAAACTCAAACCATAAAATGGACACCTAAAGCAACCGGAGTATTTCCTTTCTACTGTACAGACTTCTGTTCTGCACTACACCAGGAAATGCAAGGTTATGCAAGGGTTTCTCCTGCAGGATCTAATGTAGCACTAAAATTCGGAACAGGTGATGCTGCTCCTAAAAACGAAATAGCTAAGAAATAG
- a CDS encoding c-type cytochrome: MKIHKTEKKSKRALFPFMLLSSLILASCGGNQQTTTESSAQAENTATESTAATASVNTHEHSDSKGVGKFTSVDVAAFKSDVATKGKTVFEAKCSACHKVDDQKIVGPGLKGVTQRRTPEWIMNMITNPEEMTKKDPVAKALLEEHLTQMTFQNVSDDEARDILEYLRQNDGAK, encoded by the coding sequence ATGAAAATCCATAAAACCGAAAAAAAGAGTAAAAGGGCTTTATTTCCTTTTATGCTTCTTTCCTCTCTCATTTTAGCTTCATGTGGAGGTAATCAACAAACCACTACTGAGTCTTCAGCCCAGGCAGAAAACACTGCTACCGAAAGCACCGCTGCAACTGCTTCTGTAAACACTCATGAACATAGCGACAGTAAAGGCGTTGGAAAATTCACTTCTGTTGATGTTGCGGCATTTAAATCAGATGTGGCAACCAAAGGTAAAACTGTTTTTGAAGCCAAATGTTCAGCTTGTCATAAGGTAGATGATCAGAAAATTGTTGGACCTGGATTGAAAGGTGTTACCCAACGCCGTACTCCTGAGTGGATCATGAACATGATTACCAACCCTGAAGAAATGACTAAAAAAGATCCTGTTGCAAAAGCACTTTTGGAAGAGCATTTAACTCAAATGACTTTCCAAAATGTTTCGGATGATGAAGCGCGTGATATTTTAGAGTACTTGCGTCAAAATGATGGTGCAAAATAG
- a CDS encoding RrF2 family transcriptional regulator has product MFSKACEYGIRALIYIVYKSKDGNKLGIKDIAKETGSPEHFIAKILQTLSKQGLVSSTKGPNGGFYVEKNASPISILDVVFAIDGPNPFSSCVLGLKECDDTHPCPLHDNYKPIKIQLVKLFSTKTVQELAVAVSEGNVLTNILNHQ; this is encoded by the coding sequence ATGTTTTCAAAAGCATGTGAATACGGTATCAGGGCACTGATTTATATCGTCTACAAAAGCAAAGACGGCAATAAATTAGGTATAAAGGATATTGCCAAGGAAACAGGCTCTCCCGAACATTTTATAGCTAAAATTCTTCAAACGCTTTCTAAGCAAGGTTTGGTTTCATCAACTAAAGGTCCAAACGGTGGGTTTTATGTGGAGAAGAATGCATCACCAATATCAATTTTGGACGTTGTTTTTGCTATCGATGGACCAAATCCTTTCAGCAGTTGTGTTTTAGGACTTAAAGAATGTGATGATACGCACCCCTGCCCTCTTCACGATAATTATAAGCCGATTAAAATTCAGCTGGTAAAGCTTTTTTCCACCAAAACTGTTCAGGAATTGGCCGTGGCTGTTTCTGAAGGGAATGTGCTCACTAATATTTTAAATCATCAATAA
- the ric gene encoding iron-sulfur cluster repair di-iron protein, translating to MNTLSELNELTIGELVAKDYRKADVFKKYGIDFCCGGKISVQQVCQNKGIDFEKLKSALLAVEQVDNGIENYDKWELDFLADYIVNKHHNYVNESLPLLLEYCQKVARVHGEHNPENIKILVVLQELAAELNTHLLKEERILFPYIKELVKSKKEQTAPNTPHFGTVKNPINMMEIEHDSAGDLTKQIKTLSNDYTPPAHACNTYMVLYAKLEEFENDLHTHIHLENNILFPKAALLEAELLNN from the coding sequence ATGAATACTTTATCAGAGTTAAACGAACTAACAATTGGCGAATTGGTGGCTAAGGATTATAGAAAAGCCGATGTATTTAAAAAGTATGGAATTGATTTTTGCTGTGGAGGCAAAATATCTGTTCAGCAGGTTTGCCAGAATAAAGGTATCGACTTCGAAAAATTAAAATCAGCCTTGCTTGCTGTAGAACAAGTTGATAACGGAATTGAAAATTACGATAAATGGGAACTTGATTTCCTTGCTGATTATATTGTAAATAAACACCATAATTATGTGAACGAATCGTTGCCGTTATTATTAGAATACTGCCAAAAGGTAGCTCGTGTGCATGGTGAACACAACCCTGAAAATATTAAGATATTAGTAGTATTACAGGAGTTAGCTGCTGAGTTAAATACTCACTTATTAAAAGAGGAACGCATATTATTCCCTTATATCAAAGAATTGGTAAAAAGTAAAAAAGAGCAAACAGCTCCTAATACTCCACATTTTGGAACTGTTAAAAATCCAATTAACATGATGGAAATTGAGCATGACTCAGCTGGAGATCTTACTAAACAGATTAAAACTCTTTCAAATGATTATACCCCTCCTGCTCATGCCTGCAACACCTATATGGTACTATATGCGAAGCTTGAGGAATTTGAAAATGATCTTCACACTCATATACACTTAGAAAACAATATCTTGTTTCCAAAAGCAGCATTGCTAGAAGCAGAATTGTTAAATAATTAG
- a CDS encoding VOC family protein, with translation MALINPHINFNGNAEEAFNFYKSVFGGEFTKIIYLKDISSPEYPVAENDANKIMYIALPIGKNILIANDIPESMGQVNENENRSKISISAESREEADKLFSGLSAGGNIEVPIDDSPWGSYFGMFRDKFGIEWIVDFDPNYNAKI, from the coding sequence ATGGCACTTATCAATCCGCACATTAACTTCAACGGAAATGCCGAAGAAGCATTCAATTTTTACAAATCTGTATTTGGTGGAGAGTTCACGAAGATTATATACCTCAAAGATATATCAAGCCCTGAATATCCAGTAGCAGAAAATGATGCAAATAAGATAATGTACATTGCTTTGCCAATTGGCAAAAACATTTTAATTGCCAATGACATTCCAGAAAGTATGGGACAAGTAAATGAAAATGAAAACAGGTCAAAGATATCTATTAGTGCAGAAAGTCGTGAAGAAGCTGACAAATTATTTAGCGGACTTTCAGCAGGCGGAAATATTGAAGTGCCTATTGACGACAGTCCTTGGGGTTCCTATTTTGGAATGTTTAGAGACAAATTCGGTATTGAATGGATAGTGGATTTTGACCCAAACTATAACGCAAAAATATAA
- a CDS encoding VOC family protein: protein MEHKAISIRPFIGAKDFELSRSFYRDLGFEETILSHNMSVFKTDGLSFYLQDAYVKDWIDNTMIFLEVDDVNRFWEELVALNLTANYQEAKLTPIREDYWGRECFLHDPSGILWHFGEFFKS, encoded by the coding sequence ATGGAACATAAAGCAATATCCATCCGTCCTTTTATTGGAGCTAAAGATTTTGAATTATCCAGAAGTTTTTATCGCGATCTTGGTTTTGAGGAAACAATCCTCTCTCATAATATGTCTGTTTTTAAAACTGATGGACTTAGTTTTTACCTGCAAGACGCTTATGTTAAGGATTGGATAGATAATACAATGATTTTTTTAGAGGTGGATGATGTAAATCGTTTTTGGGAGGAATTAGTAGCATTAAACCTGACTGCTAACTATCAGGAAGCAAAGCTAACCCCGATCCGTGAAGATTATTGGGGACGAGAATGTTTTTTGCACGATCCTTCAGGGATTCTTTGGCATTTTGGTGAGTTTTTTAAAAGTTAG
- a CDS encoding YihY/virulence factor BrkB family protein, producing the protein MGKIEKYLNQISLYRWFIQWTKRTALPGFQQLPIYTVGVFFINELKKEALVTKSSSLAYSFLLAIFPAIIFLFTLIPYIPFDGFQDQLLSILMQILPYNAYKAAEETLFDIIKKQNVSLLSFGFIAALFFSTNGVNSLMRAFNKASLVAERRSFIKKRTIALLLTLYIAISLVVGIFFLIAGEYIINFLEREDFIKGWFLKFALQTFRWLVISLLFLFSTSLLYYFGPSTTRSKRFITPGSVLATLLAITVSVGFAYYINHFGAYNKLYGSIGTLIVIMIWLYLNSMIILIGYELNASIVLSKRSLVIAAESEIPEWKRRGNVSGQRNKLKTS; encoded by the coding sequence ATGGGTAAAATTGAAAAGTATTTAAACCAGATCAGCTTGTATCGTTGGTTCATTCAATGGACTAAAAGAACAGCACTGCCCGGTTTTCAGCAATTACCCATTTATACAGTTGGAGTTTTCTTTATCAATGAACTCAAAAAAGAAGCATTGGTTACTAAATCTTCTTCATTGGCCTATAGCTTCTTATTAGCCATCTTTCCGGCTATTATTTTTTTGTTTACACTTATCCCCTATATTCCTTTTGACGGCTTTCAGGATCAATTGTTGTCGATCCTGATGCAAATATTACCTTATAATGCTTACAAGGCTGCAGAAGAAACGCTTTTTGATATTATCAAAAAGCAAAATGTTAGCTTATTGTCGTTCGGTTTTATTGCCGCATTATTTTTCTCAACGAATGGCGTTAACTCGTTAATGCGGGCTTTTAATAAGGCTTCATTAGTAGCAGAGCGACGGAGTTTTATTAAGAAAAGAACGATTGCATTGCTGCTAACACTTTATATTGCGATCTCGCTGGTGGTAGGAATTTTCTTTTTGATTGCAGGTGAATACATCATTAATTTTCTGGAGAGAGAGGATTTTATTAAAGGTTGGTTTCTCAAATTTGCATTGCAAACATTCAGGTGGTTGGTGATTTCACTACTTTTCTTGTTTTCTACTTCCCTGCTCTATTATTTCGGACCATCGACCACTCGTTCGAAGAGGTTTATCACACCAGGCTCGGTGCTAGCTACATTACTGGCCATTACTGTATCAGTAGGGTTTGCCTATTACATCAACCATTTTGGTGCTTATAATAAACTCTACGGTTCTATTGGTACGTTAATCGTTATAATGATCTGGCTTTACCTAAACTCCATGATCATTTTGATTGGTTATGAGTTAAATGCCAGCATTGTTTTGTCAAAAAGAAGCTTGGTGATTGCTGCCGAAAGCGAAATTCCAGAATGGAAACGTCGTGGAAATGTATCAGGACAACGAAATAAGTTGAAGACTAGTTAA
- a CDS encoding acyl-CoA thioesterase: MYIHETKLRVRYGETDQMGYMYYGNYAEFLEVARVEMLRNLGLSYKSFEESGIMMPVLELNIKYIKPARYDDEITIKTTLKTLPAIRIHFDYELFNEQGELLTIAHTKLVFVDMKTNKPCHGPEVFMEKLKAFF; encoded by the coding sequence ATGTATATACACGAAACAAAATTGCGCGTTCGTTACGGTGAAACAGATCAGATGGGTTATATGTATTACGGTAACTACGCCGAATTTTTAGAGGTTGCCCGTGTTGAGATGCTCAGAAATCTTGGTTTATCGTATAAGAGTTTTGAAGAATCGGGAATAATGATGCCGGTTCTGGAGCTAAACATAAAATATATTAAACCGGCACGTTACGATGATGAAATAACTATAAAAACAACATTAAAAACGCTTCCTGCCATCAGAATTCATTTTGATTATGAATTGTTTAATGAACAGGGAGAATTACTGACCATTGCTCATACTAAATTGGTATTTGTGGACATGAAGACAAACAAACCTTGTCACGGTCCGGAAGTTTTTATGGAAAAATTAAAGGCATTCTTTTAA
- a CDS encoding S9 family peptidase: MKLISPKLFIAVLAVIGCCVSVEAQPLPEHLRLKQNLNLTPVDPEAMNFSSIVWNKDGHLFTNMEPSGAGFEIAQYDPSANFARKVLVSSNDLTPQGAQPLEVESYTWYPAKQQMLLFTNSKKVWRANTRGDFWVLNVTTKKLVQLGKGLPSSSLQFAKISDDGTKAAYVSKHNIYVEDLQSGNRKQLTTDGTDRIINGTFDWVYEEELFCRDGFRWSPDSKSIAYWQVDASKIGNFLMINNTDSIYSRITPVEYPKVGYNPSNVRVGVVDVNSASTKWMNIPGDPIKNYITRLDWAGNNNELMVQQLNRKQDTCRLFMVNVQTGLGKKIYQESDAAWIDLSYFWQYDRPGWDWINGGKEFLWTSEKDGWKHVFRLNRDGSNERLISKGNYDVMDVAGIDEKKGVLYFYGSQKNATQQYLYSVSLDGKGTLVQLSPAVQSGTHTYNLSPDALYGVHRFSNHTTAPQEEFVVLAGHKQLRSGASFELTPDQIKQYLPNPQSFFHVTTVDGVTIDGWMIKPANFDETKKYPVLFDIYGEPAAATVKDQFAPNGWHQQLASMGYVIISLDNRGTPVAKGRKWRKAVFKNIGILNVRDQAMAAKEILKWKWVDSDRIAVWGWSGGGSSTQNLMFKYSDIYKTGMAVAGVANLLTYDNVYEERYMGLIPESANAYKEGSSINYVDGLKGNLLLIHGTGDDNVHYQNHEMLVNALIKAKKPFSMMAYPNRTHSINEGEGTTEHLYQLLTNFLVQHCPPNK; encoded by the coding sequence ATGAAGTTGATTTCACCCAAATTATTTATTGCAGTTTTGGCTGTAATAGGTTGTTGCGTAAGTGTTGAAGCTCAGCCTTTGCCAGAACACCTGCGTTTAAAACAAAACTTAAACCTCACTCCTGTCGACCCTGAAGCAATGAACTTCAGCAGTATTGTGTGGAACAAAGACGGACATTTGTTTACCAATATGGAGCCTTCCGGTGCTGGTTTTGAGATCGCACAGTATGACCCATCGGCTAATTTTGCACGAAAGGTATTAGTGTCATCAAATGATCTTACTCCACAAGGGGCACAACCATTAGAGGTTGAATCCTATACCTGGTATCCGGCAAAACAGCAGATGCTACTTTTTACCAACTCAAAAAAGGTTTGGCGGGCTAATACAAGAGGTGATTTTTGGGTGCTTAATGTGACAACAAAGAAATTAGTGCAATTAGGAAAAGGTTTGCCTTCTTCTTCATTACAGTTTGCGAAAATATCAGATGACGGTACTAAAGCGGCCTATGTAAGCAAACACAATATTTATGTGGAAGATTTGCAAAGCGGAAATAGAAAGCAATTAACAACAGATGGAACCGACAGAATAATCAACGGTACTTTTGATTGGGTGTATGAAGAAGAGCTGTTTTGTCGTGACGGATTCCGTTGGAGTCCCGACAGTAAATCGATTGCTTACTGGCAGGTTGATGCTTCAAAAATTGGCAATTTCCTGATGATTAATAATACGGACTCTATTTATTCGAGAATAACCCCTGTTGAATATCCAAAAGTTGGTTATAATCCATCTAATGTTAGAGTCGGAGTTGTTGATGTTAATTCAGCTTCAACTAAATGGATGAATATACCGGGAGATCCAATTAAAAACTATATCACTCGTTTAGACTGGGCCGGAAACAACAACGAGCTAATGGTTCAACAATTAAATCGTAAACAGGATACCTGCAGATTGTTTATGGTAAATGTTCAGACTGGCTTAGGTAAGAAAATTTACCAGGAGAGTGATGCTGCATGGATTGATTTGAGCTATTTCTGGCAATATGACAGACCGGGATGGGATTGGATCAATGGTGGAAAGGAATTTTTATGGACATCTGAAAAAGACGGATGGAAACATGTATTTCGTTTAAACCGTGATGGATCAAATGAACGTTTGATTTCAAAAGGAAATTACGACGTGATGGATGTTGCCGGCATTGATGAGAAAAAAGGTGTATTGTATTTTTACGGCTCACAAAAGAATGCCACCCAACAATATTTGTATTCGGTATCGTTAGATGGAAAAGGAACACTTGTGCAATTATCACCGGCGGTACAATCTGGTACTCATACTTACAACCTCTCTCCCGACGCACTGTATGGTGTTCATCGTTTTTCCAATCACACCACAGCTCCACAAGAAGAGTTTGTTGTTCTTGCCGGACACAAACAATTGAGATCTGGTGCAAGCTTTGAATTAACACCTGACCAGATAAAGCAATATTTGCCGAATCCGCAAAGTTTCTTCCATGTAACTACAGTAGATGGTGTTACCATTGATGGATGGATGATTAAGCCGGCAAATTTTGATGAAACTAAAAAATACCCTGTTTTGTTCGATATCTACGGTGAACCTGCAGCGGCTACTGTTAAAGATCAGTTTGCTCCCAACGGTTGGCATCAGCAATTGGCAAGTATGGGTTATGTGATCATTTCTTTAGATAATCGTGGTACACCTGTTGCCAAAGGACGTAAGTGGCGCAAAGCAGTTTTTAAGAATATTGGCATTCTTAATGTGCGCGACCAAGCAATGGCTGCCAAAGAAATTCTGAAATGGAAATGGGTGGATAGCGATCGTATTGCAGTTTGGGGATGGAGTGGCGGTGGCTCATCAACTCAAAACCTGATGTTCAAATATTCTGATATTTACAAAACTGGAATGGCTGTTGCCGGAGTTGCTAACCTACTTACCTATGATAATGTTTACGAAGAACGTTACATGGGACTGATTCCTGAAAGTGCTAATGCTTATAAAGAAGGTTCGTCGATTAATTATGTGGATGGATTAAAAGGTAATTTACTGTTAATTCATGGCACTGGTGATGACAACGTTCATTATCAAAACCACGAAATGCTGGTAAATGCGTTGATTAAAGCTAAAAAGCCATTCAGTATGATGGCTTATCCTAATCGTACACATTCAATAAACGAAGGAGAAGGAACAACAGAGCATTTATATCAGCTGTTGACCAATTTTCTTGTACAACATTGTCCGCCAAATAAATAA